In one Salvia splendens isolate huo1 unplaced genomic scaffold, SspV2 ctg415, whole genome shotgun sequence genomic region, the following are encoded:
- the LOC121790124 gene encoding uncharacterized protein LOC121790124, which translates to MDKWKDVCRPTSEGGLGLRCMDDTVEAYSYKLWWRFREQNSLWVQQGSSPFGEGCSRLGLSAKELSDGCLEMAREGAPDFARVEDFWSNFGWMEEEIFDMLDEWGVPREVCEEILRVPANSWAKDITCWALTPHGNFTVASAWELIRHRGEKLEVYDLIWGKGINPTISVFLWRLLDNRIPVDAKVQWRRVSLASKWRCCSSSNVETRLHLFLNGEATAAVWKHFER; encoded by the exons ATGGATAAATGGAAGGATGTCTGTAGACCTACATCGGAAGGAGGCCTTGGTTTACGGTGCATGGATGACACAGTTGAGGCTTATAGTTATAAACTTTGGTGGAGATTCCGGGAGCAGAACTCCTTATGG GTCCAACAGGGTTCATCCCCATTTGGAGAAGGATGTTCAAGGCTGGGATTAAGTGCCAAGGAGTTATCAGATGGATGCTTGGAGATGGCAAG GGAAGGAGCTCCAGATTTTGCAAGAGTAGAGGATTTCTGGTCTAATTTTGGCTGGATGGAGGAAGAGATCTTTGACATGCTGGATGAATGGGGAGTACCGAGGGAGGTTTGTGAGGAGATTCTGCGTGTTCCAGCAAACTCATGGGCTAAGGACATTACCTGTTGGGCCCTGACTCCACATGGCAACTTCACGGTGGCCTCAGCCTGGGAACTGATAAGACACAGAGGAGAAAAACTGGAAGTATATGATTTAATCTGGGGCAAAGGCATTAACCCCACAATCTCAGTGTTCCTGTGGCGTCTTTTAGACAACCGAATCCCAGTGGATGCAAAAGTCCAATGGAGAAGGGTCTCTCTTGCATCTAAATGGCGTTGTTGTTCGAGCTCTAATGTGGAGACAAGATTGCATCTATTTTTGAATGGTGAAGCAACTGCTGCAGTGTGGAAACATTTTGAGAGATAG